One Streptomyces sp. SAI-135 DNA segment encodes these proteins:
- a CDS encoding metal-sulfur cluster assembly factor, producing MSETVEMKPASEEEIREALYDVVDPELGIDVVNLGLIYGIHIDDANIATLDMTLTSAACPLTDVIEDQAKSATDGLVSELRINWVWMPPWGPDKITDDGREQLRALGFNV from the coding sequence ATGAGCGAGACCGTTGAGATGAAGCCGGCCTCGGAGGAGGAGATCCGCGAGGCGCTGTACGACGTCGTCGACCCCGAACTGGGCATCGACGTCGTCAACCTCGGCCTGATCTACGGCATCCACATCGACGACGCGAACATCGCGACCCTCGACATGACCCTGACCTCGGCGGCCTGTCCGCTGACGGACGTCATCGAGGACCAGGCCAAGTCCGCCACGGACGGCCTCGTCAGCGAACTCCGCATCAACTGGGTGTGGATGCCGCCGTGGGGGCCGGACAAGATCACGGACGACGGGCGCGAGCAGCTTCGGGCGCTCGGGTTCAACGTCTGA
- the sufU gene encoding Fe-S cluster assembly sulfur transfer protein SufU, translating to MKLDSMYQEVILDHYKHPHGRGLRDGDAEVHHVNPTCGDEITLRVKYDGTRIEDVSYEGQGCSISQASASVLNDLLVGKDLADAQRIQETFLELMQSKGRIEPDEAMEEVLEDAVAFAGVSKYPARVKCALLSWMAWKDATAQAMDAGADAERKTA from the coding sequence ATGAAGCTGGACTCGATGTACCAGGAAGTCATCCTGGACCACTACAAGCACCCGCACGGGCGTGGTCTCCGGGACGGCGACGCCGAGGTGCACCACGTGAACCCGACGTGCGGCGACGAGATCACCCTCCGCGTGAAGTACGACGGCACGAGGATCGAGGACGTCTCCTACGAGGGCCAGGGCTGCTCGATCAGCCAGGCCAGCGCGTCCGTGCTGAACGATCTGCTGGTGGGCAAGGACCTGGCGGACGCGCAGCGGATCCAGGAGACCTTCCTGGAGCTGATGCAGTCGAAGGGCAGGATCGAGCCCGACGAAGCGATGGAGGAGGTGCTGGAGGACGCGGTCGCGTTCGCCGGTGTCTCCAAGTACCCGGCCCGGGTCAAGTGCGCCCTCCTCAGCTGGATGGCGTGGAAGGACGCGACGGCCCAGGCGATGGACGCCGGAGCCGACGCCGAAAGGAAGACGGCATGA